TGATTCATAAAAACTTTTTATATCGAGTTTGATAACGAAGAACGGAATTATCTCGCGCATCAAGCATATGACTTGCTCTATTATCTCGCTGCGGTTTGCTTGTCGGACATCATATACGCGAGCTAAATTATCGTTCAGCTTACGAAGTGCAAATTCGTCTTTACATGTGCTCGGCGTATAAACTGGCTTTCGGCCTCGGCTTGATTTCGTAAACTGGCTAAATTCAAAATCGTCCTTTATTAGCTCTTCGTTAATTTTCTCGAATGTCGCTAAGTACTCTTTTCGGTTTCGCCCAAGCTTATATTTTTTAGGGTCTAGACGACTGGTAAGACGAAGTAGAGCCTTAGCGTGGTAGGACTGGTCTATCATAATTTGCACATGCGGCTGTCGGCAGCGAGGTCAGTAAGACGGTGGGAACATACTTGTACTCTACATTCTTTGTTGTCATAAAGCCATATTTTCTGCCTCTAGCGTTGTAAATGTTGCTAAGATGCATGGAGCATGGCACGCTTCCACCTAGACGTTCTCGCACGGAGGTCATCGTAATCACCAGTTGTACTGTCGGATTCCGTTAATGCGTCGCTATGTAAAGCCGTTCATTGTTAAATGCGGCTAGTTGATGGTCACTTTGTTTATGGTTCCTAAATGCTTCCTTCGCTAGAAAAACTTCAGAAAGATGCGTGGCGTACCTCTAGCGCTCGCTACAACGCTGCTCGTCGACTTCGTCGCCGAGAATCGTTTGCGACCGTGAGTTTTGCTTTGATGTCTGCTCTTACCTGTGCAATCGCGTTTGCCCAGCGTGTATATGCACAACCATCGTCGCCAGCAGATAACTATTTATCTACCGTGTCGGCTTCGCTAGGAGTTGTCCTGTTGACTTTGAGCCTTGTTGAGTGGGGTGCTAAGCCTGGCTCAATTGCAGAGGCATTACATGAAAACGCGGAGAAGTTGAACGCATACTGGAGAAAAGTTGCACTAAAAGTAGCGTCTGTACAAGGCGGAGTAACCTTGACGTGGTCTGATGTGCAGACACTAGCGGATGAGTATGACATCCTTAAGGCAGCTAGTCGTTACAACCACGAACCAGTTGACGACGCGTACTTTCGTGCTTCTCACCAGTCAGATTTTCCCGGTATGCCCAAGCTGAAACAGCTTCTTACCTGGATGCGATGGCAATTTTCAAGCATTTGGTACATAAGCGCACTTTGGATATTCCTTGTTCTCCTTGGTTGGCCTTTATCTGATAAAGCTATGTGGAAACCCTCGAATGTAGTGACAACAGGTACGTCCAGTGCCGGGGCGCAAGCCGGTAACAAGTAAGCTGCTTGAGTGTGTAGGCGGTGCGGTAACGACCCGCACACGAGCTTCTTGGAAGTGTTTCAAGGGCAACACGGGTTTGAGAACGTTGTAGATTTTCAACGTTCTTTTTATGTGCAGAGTGTTTGCACATGACCTGTGTGTGCACGTGTTATGTGCAATATCTGTTCGGATAACTCTTTGAAAATTAAGGGGTTATTGTTCGTAGAATGCCAAATGGATAACTCATAATCCGTTGGTGCCCAGTTCGACTCTGGGGAGGCCTACCAATAAAATCAAAGGGTTAGCGATGTCGCTAACCCTTTTGCGTTAACTGCTAGTCTGATAGCCTGTTCGGCGACGCTTATCGCCGCAGCATCCAACTCAACTATGACCACCTCACTGATCTTGCCCCCGTATAACCGGACACAGCCTGTCGCTTAATTAACGCCGCTTTCCTGAGCCCGGCGTGCCAGCTCCCTCCTATACATGCGGGGTGATTTCAACTTCAACGACGAGTGCGGATGCACCTCATTGAAATGCATAAATGCGTCTGGCAGTTGGGCCAGCACTACCTCGGCAGTGCTGCGGTCCATCAAGCTGACGTAGTCCCGTTTAAACGTGTTCACAAAGCTCTCGGCCATGCCGTTCGATTGCGGGCTGCACACCGGTGTATGCACCGGCTCGATGCCTAGCGCGCGTGCCAGCGCATGCGTTTCATGAGCTCGATAGGTACCGCCGTTGTCGCTCAAAAATTCCAGTTTGGCCGATCCCACGTTGGCCTGCCCAAATCTGGCCTCCACCGCCTCCACCAACATGTCGCGCACCGGCTCGCCAGGCAGGCCACGTTCGCCCCAGGCCCGCCACGCGATGATCTCACGATCACAGCAGTCTTTCATGAAGACGCCCGTCACCACCTCGCCGTTGTCGCAAGCGATCTCAAAGCCGTCGGAGCACCAGCGTTGGTTCGATTCGGCCACCGACACCACACCGTCGTGCACGCGGCTGCTAACTGGGCGTTTTGGCGCTTTTGCCAGCAGCAGACGGTTCTCTTTCATCACCCGGTAAAAGCGTTTATGGTTGATCGTTTGCAGCCCCATCAAAGCGCTTATGCGGTTGACCAGAGCGCCTGCACGACGATATCCATACGTCGGCAATGCAGTGATCTCGGCGCGCACCGCGTCGACCAGGATCGCGTCAGCAGGTTGATGAAACGTTTGTACGGTGCGGCCATCGACCCAGTCGGTAGGGCGAATCATCATTTGCGAAATATGCGAGCGCGCTACGCCAAGGGCAGAACAAACCGGCTTCACTGGTCGTCCTTGCCCGACAAGGGCGAGCGCGCAATCCACTTTTTTTCGCGAGCGAACTCGACGGCCTCCTTCAGAATTTCCGCCTCCATCGTCTTCTTGCCGAGCATGCGCTGCAGCTGAGCGATCTGAGCGCGTGCGGCGGCCAGTTCGCTCGCCGGCACGACCGACTCACCGGCAGTGACCGCCGTCAACGCACCTTCGCGTTCGAGTTTGCGCCAATTGAACAGCTGGCTCGCACCCACGCCGTGCTTGCGGGCGACCAACGACACATTCATACCTGGCTCGTATGTCTCGCGTACCAGCGCCGCTTTTTCCTCGGCTGACCAGCGCCTGCGGCGCTCTTCGCTCACCGTCACCACTTCGATTGTTTGCTTGTTCCTAGTCATATGCACAGTCCTATTCCTATCCGTAAGAATAACGCATAGGCTGTGTCCGGGGAATCAGGGGGCTATCTCACTCACCACCGCCGAAGGTCCAGGTGAAATGTTTGCTGCCGTGGGTATGAATTTCATCCACCAGGCGCAAAGCGTATTGAAACAGGCCTTCCCAGGTCGTTTCGGTTGCCATTACCAAACGGCCCTGTGTGCGTGTAGTGACTTCGCCATCGCGGTGATATGCTTCATGAGCGTTTTTACTGGCGTGTTGGTTTCCACCGAAACTTCACGGATCGCACTCAATACCAACGGCACCGGCGTTTCATCCAGCAGCGTCATCATGTGTGGCTTGAAGTCTTCCGGGACCACTCCCGACTGCAAAATATGTTTCAACGTTTCTGGGCTGAGGATCTTTGCGTAGCTGGTACTGGCAGTCCGGGCGGCAGTGCTCAGTGCTGGCGATTTTTTGGCTCTATCGCTGGCGTTAAAGCCCATGCCGAGAATTCCCATTACGTGATTGAGCTTGGTATAGCCAAGATCTTCCAGTGCGC
This is a stretch of genomic DNA from Duganella zoogloeoides. It encodes these proteins:
- a CDS encoding SLATT domain-containing protein — protein: MLPSLEKLQKDAWRTSSARYNAARRLRRRESFATVSFALMSALTCAIAFAQRVYAQPSSPADNYLSTVSASLGVVLLTLSLVEWGAKPGSIAEALHENAEKLNAYWRKVALKVASVQGGVTLTWSDVQTLADEYDILKAASRYNHEPVDDAYFRASHQSDFPGMPKLKQLLTWMRWQFSSIWYISALWIFLVLLGWPLSDKAMWKPSNVVTTGTSSAGAQAGNK
- a CDS encoding IS3 family transposase (programmed frameshift), producing MTRNKQTIEVVTVSEERRRRWSAEEKAALVRETYEPGMNVSLVARKHGVGASQLFNWRKLEREGALTAVTAGESVVPASELAAARAQIAQLQRMLGKKTMEAEILKEAVEFAREKKLDCALALVGQGRPVKPVCSALGVARSHISQMMIRPTDWVDGRTVQTFHQPADAILVDAVRAEITALPTYGYRRAGALVNRISALMGLQTINHKRFYRVMKENRLLLAKAPKRPVSSRVHDGVVSVAESNQRWCSDGFEIACDNGEVVTGVFMKDCCDREIIAWRAWGERGLPGEPVRDMLVEAVEARFGQANVGSAKLEFLSDNGGTYRAHETHALARALGIEPVHTPVCSPQSNGMAESFVNTFKRDYVSLMDRSTAEVVLAQLPDAFMHFNEVHPHSSLKLKSPRMYRRELARRAQESGVN
- a CDS encoding helix-turn-helix transcriptional regulator; protein product: MQLREVGMHIHEKRKEFGISQSQLAKLAGLSRTTVNQLETGALEDLGYTKLNHVMGILGMGFNASDRAKKSPALSTAARTASTSYAKILSPETLKHILQSGVVPEDFKPHMMTLLDETPVPLVLSAIREVSVETNTPVKTLMKHITAMAKSLHAHRAVW